The proteins below come from a single Papaver somniferum cultivar HN1 chromosome 11, ASM357369v1, whole genome shotgun sequence genomic window:
- the LOC113325352 gene encoding F-box/kelch-repeat protein At3g06240-like, which translates to MEMNGFYTIDHTWLSSKLLSSIRGNPVRDSSEKEYPLVPPDYLKLLGSCYGLVCLRPTEPGYEDSICLWNPSTKECKKVPDSPNHFSSFSEGIEIVLCGLGYDDKTNDFKVLRVAEVDSRAECFEDSNNFSETEVCTIRPGSDQIEVSTRRSQSVFEIYSLRSNSWKRCQITPYYFPGELKPGVMVNGALHWWAIKRNDDYEAVIYFDFSDEVFKEVAKLEGPMLHDGEVVDSEFENNNVGVLGGCLCVLHKTFDQVDVWVMQEYGVKESWTKRFTITQDSIIETSALRLISDFEDGSILFSTDDSLVYYDPNRKRGTRKLRIPGTGCLKGAEKCIGSIVSLGSGTYC; encoded by the coding sequence ATGGAAATGAATGGATTTTACACTATCGATCATACTTGGTTATCTTCAAAATTATTATCATCAATAAGAGGTAACCCTGTTCGTGACTCTTCGGAGAAGGAATACCCGTTGGTTCCTCCAGATTATCTTAAACTTTTGGGTTCCTGTTATGGTTTAGTGTGTTTACGCCCTACTGAACCAGGGTACGAGGATTCTATTTGCCTTTGGAATCCGTCGACCAAGGAGTGCAAAAAGGTTCCTGATTCACCAAACCACTTCAGTAGCTTTAGTGAGGGCATCGAGATTGTGTTGTGCGGGCTCGGCTATGATGATAAAACTAACGATTTCAAAGTCCTAAGAGTTGCTGAAGTCGATTCGCGTGCTGAGTGTTTTGAGGATTCTAATAATTTTTCTGAAACCGAGGTCTGTACGATCAGACCTGGTTCTGATCAAATTGAAGTCTCCACGAGAAGATCCCAGTCGGTTTTTGAGATCTACTCATTGAGATCTAACTCTTGGAAACGATGTCAAATAACGCCATACTATTTTCCCGGTGAATTGAAACCTGGGGTAATGGTGAATGGAGCTCTTCACTGGTGGGCTATTAAACGAAATGACGACTATGAAGCCGTAATATATTTCGACTTTAGCGACGAGGTATTCAAGGAGGTTGCTAAACTAGAAGGACCCATGTTACATGATGGGGAAGTTGTTGATAGTGAGTTTGAAAATAATAACGTGGGAGTACTAGGAGGGTGCCTCTGTGTACTTCACAAGACCTTTGATCAAGTTGATGTGTGGGTAATGCAGGAATATGGAGTGAAAGAATCGTGGACGAAACGCTTCACAATTACGCAAGATTCTATTATTGAAACGAGTGCCCTGAGATTAATTTCTGACTTTGAGGACGGGAGCATTCTTTTTAGTACCGATGATTCGTTGGTTTATTATGACCCGAATCGCAAAAGAGGTACTAGGAAATTGAGGATTCCTGGTACCGGCTGTTTAAAGGGTGCCGAAAAGTGTATAGGTAGCATAGTATCACTTGGATCTGGCACCTATTGTTAG
- the LOC113320693 gene encoding late embryogenesis abundant protein 1-like, with translation MSSNQSFNAGATKGHAQAKTQEWVESAKGTAQSARDKTADAAQSTSDSAQLKKEEASGFLQQTGEQMINMAQGAMDSVKSTLGVGDNNPHNK, from the exons ATGTCTTCTAATCAGAGTTTCAATGCAGGTGCAACTAAAGGCCATGCACAG GCCAAAACACAGGAGTGGGTAGAGTCTGCCAAGGGCACAGCTCAATCGGCAAGGGACAAGACAGCAGATGCAGCTCAATCTACTTCTGACTCTGCCCAACTGAAAAAGGAGGAGGCATCTGGCTTCCTTCAACAG ACTGGAGAACAGATGATAAACATGGCACAAGGTGCAATGGACAGCGTCAAGAGTACACTTGGAGTTGGTGACAATAACCCACACAACAAATAA
- the LOC113325353 gene encoding transcription initiation factor IIA large subunit-like, producing the protein MSNPATVSRVYIGVVEDVVSKMREEFNNKGVDESVLNDLQALWKLKLMQTGVIRPGQPDHHSAPRGPGSVPTPVHDLNAPFESTFNVQDKSAAENQRPLGVDVIVAQEEVREEGQKFPSQPPGTPTNDFCFLPPWKRSKVDRLPRKSTSDEGNPKLGKPEGEEDEELNEDDDLLDDLDQEYIDEPRFNQLVLSQFVSVSTQVNTKKNKWKCVLKNGMVHLKNNRDILFTEAKGEFDF; encoded by the coding sequence ATGTCGAATCCAGCAACTGTTTCCAGAGTTTATATTGGTGTAGTTGAGGATGTTGTTAGTAAGATGAGAGAGGAGTTTAATAATAAAGGTGTCGATGAGTCTGTTCTCAATGACCTTCAAGCGTTATGGAAGTTAAAATTGATGCAAACTGGGGTTATACGACCAGGTCAACCTGATCATCATAGCGCCCCAAGAGGACCGGGTAGTGTTCCAACCCCTGTACATGATCTGAACGCACCTTTTGAATCTACTTTTAATGTTCAAGATAAATCTGCAGCGGAAAATCAGAGGCCTCTTGGTGTTGATGTCATTGTTGCACAGGAGGAAGTCAGGGAAGAGGGACAAAAATTTCCATCGCAGCCCCCCGGTACCCCGACCAACGATTTCTGCTTCTTGCCTCCATGGAAAAGGTCAAAGGTTGATCGTCTTCCAAGGAAAAGCACATCAGATGAGGGAAACCCTAAGCTAGGAAAACCAGAAGGAGAAGAGGATGAGGAGTTGAATGAAGATGATGACTTATTGGATGATCTGGACCAGGAATATATTGATGAACCTCGCTTTAATCAATTGGTATTGTCTCAGTTTGTAAGTGTAAGTACACAAGTCAATACAAAGAAGAACAAATGGAAATGTGTGCTCAAGAATGGCATGGTGCACTTGAAAAACAACAGAGATATATTGTTTACAGAGGCTAAGGGAGAATTTGATTTCTGA